In the Brachionichthys hirsutus isolate HB-005 chromosome 1, CSIRO-AGI_Bhir_v1, whole genome shotgun sequence genome, aatggaaacaaagCGGGGGGCCAGACGATAAACATTAATCATAAATCAGAGCTGCGTTCAGGACCAGTTTTAAATGTCAGGCTCAGTGGGAACAGCTCTTTCATGTTCATCCAACGAGCAGCGTAGGTTCTCAATGCTTTATCACCTTTTAGTTAGTAAAAGTTGAGGTACTGGTGAGATCTTTAACTGCAGCATGCTTGCTTTAAGTTTGttgaactgattttttttttttttactcgtttTAACTCCGAACGTAAAAGCAatgctttaattaaattatgtAATAATCGTTGTTTTTAAAGACTTTGTTCAAAAGCAATCAATTGGCTGAGAAATCcaactaaattaaaaaaaataattcatagaaaacataattaaaaacatgtCAAAAAAGTAATTgagttgatgtatttattaatcattggtgttattacatatacatatacatatacatatgcTATACAAACATACGCAAGTTTGTATAATGTATAGGCATGAAAAGGGTGGGAATTTCAAGGTTTTAAAACTGACTGAATAAGCCGAGCCACATGACACCTCGTATCTGTGTGGTAGAGTCTTCATCATTGGTGCTTGTGGAAGGTTTGTCCTTGTAAATTCAGTAATCAACAGGTGGCACTGTGACCATCTGGGTGAACTCTTCATACTGGACTGTCCCGTCGGACTTGATGTTTGCTTCCTTGAACAGCTCATCCACTAGTGAAAGAAAGCAGAGGAAACAGCCTTAGAAGTgaacttgaccccccccccccctccccaaacgCAGGGGGGCGGGAGCTTTCGACTGCCTGACAACAGCTCCTTCAAAGTGAAGCCAAAGCCTCAGTGCCCATCCAGCCTGTCAGTGTGTTCGCTATTCCTGTCCTTGATCCTTAATCCTTGTGGATGCAAcagtgggtttgttttttttcttcttttctccctGGAACAAATTATTTCTGTCGTATAGACAAACGCATTACCAGCATGTCTTCTACAAAGGAAGCAATTTCCTTCAAGGTCCCAGAACTGTTTGGCTCAGTGCCTTACAGGACGGAGTCTATCCCGGCTGACTTTGTGCAGGGTGTTCCCATAAATTTTCACTGAATAGCCGATTAACCAAGAGGACGGCCACCTTCCTGTGGTTGGTTGCTTTGTTTGTTCTGTGGATTTCTGTCACAGACAGAATACAGCTCTTGCATTGTGCAGGTCTGGGGCTCCAgatgtttctatttattttaccttcttTGGTTGTGAGTTTCTCTCCTAACATGGTGAGCTTGGCTCGCAGCTCAGACGCCTGGATGTAACCTTTCTTCTGCTTGTCGGTCATCCTCAGCGCCTCCAGGATTTCAGTCTTGGGGTCTTCCTGTTGCATCTGTCTGTGCATCATCGTCAGAAACGTGGAGAAGTCCATCTCGCCTGTCTTATCTGTCCACGAATAGAGCACAaacatatatacaatatatCTGGCGATCTGAtgtttattaccctcgccgaagcggaggcgagggtattgcaattgggtgcgtttgtttgtctgtctgtttgtctgtctgtccgagcgcataactcaaaaactagtaacccaaacgacttgaaatttttacacaagcaacgttctgtccgtggctcggtcctccccgagaatggcgttgatccggatatggattcagattctaaaattatttttacatctggaattgtgcctgtggtgtaaactgtcactttaagagggagggaaacgaatggcatgatgggaaaaagagtccagaaagtgtcttgtagtacgttccggaacagcaagctagagcaggtttggcccctctgatccggaagccctgtttactgtctcacaagatcgaatagtcgattggaggcgagggtctgcaatctctgattgtcgttttctagtttataatGAGAAGGATCTCTGCACCACATATATTTTTACCATACACATTTCTAAATGAGTTCCTGCCTGTGCAGATCACTTCACTAcgcacatttttatttgcagtgtTTTGCGCACACAAGCTTTGCTGGCCTCTAACTTAATAACCTCCTTACTGCTTGTTTTGCTTTACCTATTTTGTGAACTTGTAGATGCCTTTCAATTTCACCAAACGTCGGGCTTGTACCGAGGCAGCGCATCACCGTGATCAGGTCTTTGGCCTCTATCTTGCCCTTTTGCTTCTTGTCGTGCAGAGAGAAGCACTCCTTGAACTCTGCAAAGGAAATGGAGAAAGTGCTGAATTGTAGTATTAAAGGACATTTTCAGTGTCATTTTTTCCATCATCTTGTGGCTGCTAAAAGCATAGAAATACATTCAAATGGAACAGAGTGGCATTTTTAATTCTCGCCTTTCCAAAACTATCTTGATTTATTTAAGGTTTGATAAAAGATAAATGTAAAGATTAGATATTTATGAAAAACCACAGATTACAGATGATAAttaactgcaaaaaaaaagtggtaaGCAATGTGCGATATTGTAGAACTACTCCTACCATTGATTTGAGCTGGTGTGAAGAATTTAGCCTGCAAGGGGACAACACATTGATTCCTTTAGCCAGTAGATACAAACATCACATCAAATACATTCTGGAGAAAACAAGCCTCAATGCAGACATTCTTACTCTTACCATTTGTACCTGCTGTTCCTTTTTCAGGAAGGAGAGCGTTTCCTGTTGCTCACGTCACCTGTCTCTGTTCAAAGTCCACTACCTGCAGGTCGACACGTAATCTAATATGCGTTGCCGTGGAAACACAGATATCGGATCCCACAGAGCCGCATTGTCCTTTCTCTTCCCAGTTCTCCAATAGAAGCAGGTCTCCAGCTAATACCCAGCAATCAATGTATTATCTTCCTTTGAAAGAAGGGAGCGTGTAACTTGATAAAGAGGAATAATCTAGCTCCTCTGAGAATATGTTGGCACAaaagcatatttaaaaaaatgttatataataatgcattggttttatatggTGCTTTGGTgcctaaaaatgtcatttttctttaaCAATAAACGTGAGTAATAATAACCAGCAAGTAGTAGGTGATTAAATCAAAACAACGAGATCCATCCAATAAACAGAATTTCACAAATTATTTTGAAGTCAAGATGCAGGACAAAATATTAATGCTTGCATTGGAACATTAAACCTAAAGGCAATGGTGCTGACCCAACCTGTTAAAAGAGATTAACAAATGAATAATGCTATAGAATGAAGgagtttcacattttaaatcctcCTTGGAAACGTCTTTTATGGACCATCCCTGACTGTAATGCTATCGTTAGGTAACACTAGGCCTGTTCACTTTCGCAGAACACCTTTTGACACGTTTGTTTTTCCAGTGAATTTTCATATTGTCatataatgaatgaatataataatGCCATATTTATCATTTCAGCCTCAAATGTAGGCTATGCCTCttaatttactttttaatttgtaactttttattgtaaaatattgcttataaaaaataaaatatcaacgTTTTTAATTAAGTCCAAGGTAACTCAGTATAACAGAACTATAACACAGATCCACTGACACTATTGACAGTAATGATTTATCCTTGTTGTGATTCAACTAATCAGCAACTATTTAAcctaatatataatataatgggAGGTTTTTAGGTACCATTATTCATTCTTCAGCAGGTTTACCGATATCTTCTTTCTTGGCCTAATTTATTATGCATATTACTTTCACAAAATGTCATGGATTTATCCGCAGCTTTATCCTTAGTGAACTCTTTCAAACTAAATTTGGCACAACACTATTTTCTTGTGCATCTGGTAGGACATAAAAATCTCTCACTGTCATGTAGACGGTTGAAGGTTTGTGTTCCAAGGCAAAGACAAACATTACCATGACAATATTAAATCACACAACCTTGTTTTCTTGCATTCAACAGCACCTTGTATCTACATCTTGAGAATtacaattaccgtattttttggattatacgtcgctccggattgtaggtcgcaccagccaaaaaatgcataattaagaagaaaaaaccatatataggtcgcactggaggataagtcgcatttttggggaaaatttatttgataaaatccaacaccaaacaacatatagcacaaagaacatgctaacacgtttaccaaaatatcaggttttattcagaatcacgaaatccaaggaaatcttcatcctcggtgtcacttttgaacaactcccccaactcggcaggtagacaagacgccgcttcctcttctacgtcgcttacatcagactcgtcgtcagttgcagttccaattattccagcctttccgaatcccgacaggatggttgcggttgtcactgaagcccatgctttgtcgatccattcaatgacttccaggaaagttgcatggcgcattctcccggttgccgtgaagctgtgctctccatccgtcatccactgctcccacaggttacgcaaaactgacttaaagctcctattcacggagatatcaagtggctggagtattttggttaagcctccagggacgatggcaggtatggagttgagaacttttaatttattttttaactgtggtgtgatgtgcgctctcatgctatccatcacaagcagagctttgcgtgctctaaagaagccatccggtcgcttattatagcactttgtaagccacaagttcatcatttcttgatcaatccaccctttctcgttcacggcgacttcaactgaggaggattggatttttggcatggtttttcgtttgaaaatgaccatcggtggcagttttgatccgtctccacaacatgccagcaccactgtgaagtgtgatctctcatgaccagttgtaacgatattcacacttttttgccctttctctgcaacacttcggcccatggggatgtcaaaagtgagggggacctcgtccatgttaataatatgatccggtgtcacgttgtgatcacttacatgcttttcaatgaacgcgcggaaactgtcaaccttggcttggaagtccgctggcagtttttgggacagtgtcgtcctagctctgatagagaggcgtttgcgctgcatgaagcggtaacaccaagaaggtcctcccgcaaagccgtttatattcacctccctggcaaccacttgggcgcggagacgcaactgcaccgttgacaaacctctcccagaagcacgttgttcaagcacccatgcgtgaactcgttcctccaactgtggccacctagcttgtcgcccgcgattagctttctttgttttcttcatttcagtaagcgtaacctccgcttttcgccagtcccttacaagtttttcgctcactccaaactttctttctgctgctcgattgccgttttcggctccatatttcactatctgaagcttgtaagccgcagaatatgactttcttttcggcgacattttcaatcagcccttctaattggtgtttttagataacaggtgtgacagataactctgaacccccagaaaccgcgacagattctgacgggtcacagagttccctgtaacacctgttatagaaatgtgtaggctactgtctctgcgctcacagattttgtaaaaaaaagcatatataagtcgctccgatttataagtcgcacccccgaccaaactatgaaaaaaaccgcgacttataatccggaaaatacggtacattgTTTTCACAGAAAGGAGCACAGCTGACTTTGTTCGTTTGGCAGTTCAATGGCTGCCCCGCTCTTACAGCTTTaatgatgaagaaagaaaaatagacTCATTCATAATACTTAATTACAGCTTAGAAACATAACAGCTTCTATTGTCTCTACCTGAACTGAGTTACACTGAAAAATACACAGTGATgtttaaaataatgacaaacGTACAGGTAGTCGGCGACGTACGGACACGATTTGGTCGTAAACTGGCCCACGTTAAATTACCGTGAGTGTATTATGCTtttggtagacatcgtgggtgaaaCCGCAGAAACTGGCGTACACTCGAGTCGCTCGGTCGGTTTTCCGGTCGTAAAGTCGTACCAGTCGTACGTCGATGACTACGTGTAAAACTATTTCCAGCCGGGTGGCGAGGTGGGCGGCCCAGGTTCCGATCTGGGTGGCAACTCCAGACCGACTGTAGAACGTCAGTGTAAATAGATGGAGACCaacgtcagctgggataggttccagcccTCTGCGACGCTGCACCGGACAAGTCGTTACAGAAGCTaaactattatttatttatttattttattaacacaaATTTTTAGTCCTCAGACTCGTGACAGCAGAGCGTCAGAATGAGCCGAGAGAGAACACTTAGTTATTCCTGGTGTGCAGGATATGTCGGGGGCCGTGACTCCATcggtcggggaggggggggggggggggggattgtgaTGCAGTCGATATTTCAGCAATGAATATTTGTATCGTTGCCACTTCCTTTGGAGCATGAACGGTTGATTTCATCGTCCTTGATGGGTGACACCTTGCGTGCCTGGAGTGGTCAGGTGAGTGGACAGGTGAGTGGACAGGTGAGTGGACAGGTGAGTGGTCAGGTGAGTGCAGCGTAACTACAGGATGCCTGTCTGTTAGTCTCCTCCTACAAACGGAGCAACGGTGGATTTGATGCCTGCGCGTTGTacagaacactgaactgcaatTACGGCGAAAGCAACTGGTCCAcatcaacgccccccccccccccccccccgagtcgcATCTACCCATCCGTaaaccatctatctatccatcacAGGAAATCTGCAGAGGAAAGAAATCACATGCACATCAGCCTGTTCAAAAGAATGTAAGTAATTCAGACATTCGTCAAATGTCAAACGGACCCGATGTGCTGTACGCTTCACTGCGTCCTCTTCAGGTGTAGGGTGTAGAAGGACCACGGTTCCGGCACGTACATGAAGCCAGGGTACTTGTCTCGCAGCACCGGGTCGTTCCACAGATAGACCACCCACGCTGCCACCAGGAACACAGTCAACCCAAAACTATAGAACAGGAACAAGCCATTGCTGTCAGGGCTGACGCCTCGACGCCGTTGATGAATAATCATGGTAACCATggtgaggaaggtgaggaggaaAAGTTCCGTGATTTGTCCCTCAGTGACCAAGTAccttgaggaaaagaaaagaaaattgtctGATTAATGGCACATATCTAAAACCTCCACAATAATCACGTAATCCCGCTAGATATTTCGACAGAAATCTTTTGATACCTGCTTAGTGATGAGAATAATAACTTGGAAAAGgacattcatatttaaatagAAGGTATTGCTTCAACAAAAGGCACACTTTTTAATATGCGAGCCATCCGGGGCTCCTGCCTTTCTGGCAATTAAGTTTGACTTAATGCTTACTAAATTATGTAGGGACGCTCATTCACGTGGCTCCTGCTAGAATCGGCGGCACGACAAGTTTAAATTGTCGTTATGAATGACAATCACTTATCAATCACATCATGAATTATAAAATAATCCCTGATGCACAGTCATTTTTATCATTGCATTACACTTGCTTTGCTGTCAATCACCTAACAAAAGGATattctgcagggggggggttgtgtttgtACACgttccatttttttatttcacatggCAAAGATCACCCTGCGTCCAACTCTTCCAAGTTGAAATCGTCACACCATCGGAAGCACTTCCTCCTGTGAACTAATTCATAATTCCAAGCTCTGTAAATATGACAAGACGTCATACCAGTAGTAGAGGGCACTGGGTCCCAGTAACAGCCAACCAGACACAGGaatcctcttctcttctttggaCTTAGTGAAGCATCCGGCGAAGTAGATGACCAGAATGATGAAAAAAGGAATGTACctagaagaaaaacagaagcagaaagTGTGAGGAGGCCTCGTCCCAGGTAGCGTTTCGCATTTCTTCCGTAAATGGATGATGCAACCTGGAAAAAAGTGCAGTGTGTGCTTCATGTGTGCAATTCCACCAAACACTCATTCAGCTGAGATCTTTATAAAATCCTCTTTCCAAATCCTCAGAGCTGCCTGAAAACCAAAAAATGTATCTGCACCCAGACGATCAGAACTTCCTCTGCCCAAGTCTCACATTACCTTCATGGTGAAACTTTCTGTTTGGTCagacacaaaatatttaaatggagAATCTGAAATGATTATTCATAAATACTGAatcatgccttttttttcttttatgatATGCGGACATATGGAGAGATCCCCGCAATGATAATTGTATGAAAAGTTAAGAGTGCTCAGCTTTGCTTTTATTATGAACTTACAAGAGACACAAAAGACACAATATCCACTAAAATCCGGTTGATCGTTCAGATTCAGACTTCAGGGTCTGAATAGGTATTAAAGGTCCATTCGACCTTTAATACCTTTACTTTCCCAACATGCTACGAACATGTCATCGAACACGTACCACATTAAGTGTCCCAGGTGTTCGTCGTAGAAATACAACAGCTCAAAGGAGTCTATCtgtgagggagggagaaaagggTTAAAAGAAACTCGGTCCATTATCAGATACACGTTACTGACATAACTCTAGAATAGACTGCAGCCATTCTGCTCCTAGGAAACAGTGCCACCTACTGTTCTCGTGCCGGCATTGCACTATTACAGTTTTAATTAAACCTAACAATCAAATGCAACCTCATTGGCTACCGTTCCTGTTCAGTGGATTATCATATggattttaaaaagtaattatGTCTGCTGTGATCAATTAGTTTGaacttttttccatttaatcaCAGACTTCTTTATAACAGATGCCTTGTGCAAGAATTCCTTTGTCATTCTTAAACCCCCGGATGTAATATGTCGGTCCTCCTTTTGTGGTGTATTCTACACCGCTGCATTGCATTTGGTGAAGTAAGGTTTGGATGCAGCCGCTCAGCCATGGAAAGCCATTCCacgaagctctctacgcactgtccTTGAGCTAATCTGAAGAGGACACAAAGTTTAGAAGTCTGCAGCTATCGAGTCTGCAAAAAGTTGGCAAGCTCAGTGCATTAAACACCTCGGTATCCACTGAATGTGGCCTTCAGCTCCGTGGATGAGTTCCTGTTGCTCCCAATCACTTCCACTTTATTATTGAACTACTAACAGCTCATTGTGGGATATTTAGTAACGAGGACATTTTAAGGCTGACCTTATTGTACGGGTGGCGTCCTGTCAATGTACCAGACTGGAATTCACTGAGATCCGGAAAAACGACCTTCTCTTTTGCAAATATTTGTAGAAGTGTCTGTTTGCCTTGGTGCTTGATTTCATGCTCCAGGCTATGTAAGTGATTGGAACAACAGAATTCAATGATTTGGATCGgtgagaaaatacattttgcaaaTTAGGGTATCTGCAAAAAGTCCTCGGTGGACtttgatgaaatattttgttGGGGTGGAAGTTTGAATATTCTGAGGTGGACCCGGGTATGCACATGAATTCTGATCACCATTTCATTTTTGTCAACAACATTTTCACAGTATAGTGACAAACAATAGGCTATTGAGAAGAGGAACATCAAAGTATGGACTACTGGAAACCATGCAAAACTATCCAGATCCAGATTTTAACCCGGATCTGGTCAATTAAAACATACATTTAGATGGGAGCACGGTCTTTTGGTTGAACGTATGGTAACACAGAGACACCAATGTGCAGCTGGGATAATGCAAGTTCAAAGAAAAATGGATTTCAGGCATCAATGAGGGGTAAAGACTTTCAGAACAATCGATCTGGAGCCATGGAAAATCACATTTTGACCCATAAATGATATTTCTATCACTGTGTATCAAAGCAAACGGATCATTGCTGTATCACATTCTCACAAGGAGTCCTAAACACAACTTACAGAACATATAAAAATGTTCATATAAGGAAGTCAAGCacatatagattttttttcccccccccagcatcccaTTATTCCCAGTATCATCATGGATTAAACCCGTTTCACAGTCCTCTTCACTGACACTTACCAGTGAGGCAGGTTTCAGGTCTTTGATGATCGGGTTCTCTCTGACTGACAGGTGGAGCTGGTACCCGCTGAGGATAAGCCGGTGGTTGATGGAGTCTCCTACCAGGTGGATGCTGGCGCCCATGACGAAAGTGATGATGGAGAGGTAGACCGCTGAGCGAGGCAGCGTCCTGGGAGTGCGCTCAATCAGCTGAGCGAAGCGGCAAACACACAGATTTTACTTTTAAATCGTTTTTGTGGCATTTTAAGGAATAGAAAAGTGGATTAACAGCGAGAATAAATGTACGATCATAATCCCAGGCATGACCTTCAATAAAAACCACGGAATAAGCAGCTAAACTATAATCACAAGGATACAGGTTCTGTCATTACAAAGTCACAATAATCAATACTCCCAAAACAAGAATTAGAATTAAACAGCATTAAGAAGATAATAATCAATAACTAATATTcagcaaagtgaaaaaaaatacatacatctATAAATACTATGGTCAGTACAAGGATTTCCCTCATAGACAAATGTTTGAACTCTTCATATTGAATTTCTATGAgagctttcaaaaaaaaaagctttgttgtttttacgccgACAAATCTTTGCAGTGGTCGGCTTCCCAATCACCAAAGCAGGGCTCAGACAAACCTTGAGCATCAGGAACGGCGTTATCACATTGTAGGCCATGTGGAAGTAGTCTCCAGCACTGGGCTTGTTGAGGGGAAACCACTCCAGAGGAagagtaatctattacatgcGATCACAGAAGCTATTGAAAAAGTGCTTAAACATGTCTTCATTACTTTTATTAAGTTATTATCTATACCTTTATGAGGCATTTTATGCACTGCAACATGCACTAAACCTGCATACCATGACTATAGGCCTTCCGAAGTCCAGTATCCAGTTCTGCAGCGTCAAATAGAGCCAAAGGTcaaagtggaagtggaagtgctGCCTTCTCTGCTGTGgaacattttccttttcacCACCAGGAATGCTGTCAACACATATTTACAGTGAGTAAAAGTCATCGTGATAAAGCAACAATACAAACGCAAAGAGAAGCGAAGATAGGCAGGTTGGGGATACTAATAAACGAAGGTTCACCACGGGGTTTACAGCAGCAGGAAATCTGCGTTAGGTTGACTTTGCTGCTTTAAACGCGTCGACTTTATGACGACTTTAAATGCTGAGCCGCAGACGCACATAAAACAGGAACACAACGCCTTTATTAGCAATCATGACCCAGAGGCAGAGCATGTACTTAGTATACTGTGCGTGTTGTCACCTGCCCTgaactagtttttttttattatcatacagtacaattaaaaaatattattggCATATAAGAGAATAAAGAAGTGGAGAAGGGGAATATGCACATTACAGGCATCTACTTCCCAGATACCCTTTAAGGCACGACTggaagaattattttattttggggaTTGCTGAATTTATAGAATTTAAAATTGGAGCATTTGCTATATTACCAGTAATAGATTAGGTGAATAACTTTAACTATatctttttaatcatttttagaGGGGAACAACTCGCAAAAATGTGCTTGTTACAGCTTCATAAATGTAAGGATTGGCTGCTTTTCTTTGCTATTTCTGAAAGTAAATTAAGAGTAAAGTAACAAAGTAacttgattttaaataaaatcccattttactgtatttattatAACTTATATTCCATTCTGCCTGAGCCGCTCCCATGCTTCATATCGGTCACACGCAACAGGAGCGCTGACAGCTAACACTGTCAAACAAAGTGGAAGTTGCGTCATCTTTCTGGGCGCATACATGCCAAGGATGGTCGATAAGCGGGTTCACTGGTTCTGTAATTTCTGGAAAAAGTCTGCTCTTTATTGATGAATACGTAGCGAGTAAAGCAGAAGTAATTGTAGCGAAATGCTTAGATTGCGTGTCCAAACCTGTTTTGTAGTGGCTTGTGTGAATTTTTGCCTCGACGTCTTCGTGTAGTAAGCATTTTGAGAGACGTGTTTTTTGTCCCGGTGTCGTTAGACCTGCTCTAATGTTGCCCTCGCGTACAACACTTGCAAAGTTCACGCCATTAAATTCACGTGAAGATATTTCTGTCATTAGTCGACTtcgcttcctgtttgtcttcttgGTCCCGCCTTCCGGTTTAATCCACCAATCAAACTGCAGTATATAATTCGGAAGTGGAACGGAGCACATTTAACCCTGAACGTGGTTTTCAGGCaaattcactgcattcactATTCATGAGCGACAAACTCAGGATGGAGTTAATTAAAAAACTCGCCAGAATATACTGATATTTTTTTGAAACCTTAATTGCTATGCTTTAGTGATTTTATAAATATAGGTTTTGTTGACACTCTTAAAAAAGCATATTGTAGGAGGTGGACCTTGGAGGTTTTCTGACAGATACTGCACTTTGCCTTTGTTTTACAGCAACAAATATATATGGCCACATAGAGataaggtttaaaaaaatattctgtgaggtcatttaatattttttcacaGTATGTCTAAACAGTGACAAAGCCAAATCTCCTAAAGAAGTCACACCATTCTATTTTTCAAATGGACAattgtattattgttattatgaaCGTGGTATAATTCCAGTTTTATTCATATTCAGCCACTGGGAAAAAACACCTCCCATCTCAGAGATTCAGGTCCTTGAGAGGAAATTGTTATTAAAAACTTCCAATTGAGTGTTTGCTCTTGTTGGTGATTAAACAGATATAAATTTCAAAAATGAAATTTCCTTGAAGACAATCATGACCTAGTTATGACTGAGTAAGGTTCCATGGCTGTTGGCAAAAGTGATGGGACAAACAAAACTAACCTAAAGTCCCAAGATATGCAGAAATGCCACAAACATTATTTTGACAAGAAAGAAGCAGGCAAAGTTGAGGCGGGGTTGGAGCcagcatgggttctctctgggttctccagcttcctcccaacactaaaaacatgcagcttaggtccaGGTTGTTATTGCAAAAGATAAtaaattctcaattaacttacctggttaaattaaataatacctTGCTGATACTTGAGCATTATTCCTGacttctttaaaatgtctttgtaaAATGGCATTGATCGTGGCTTGTCAGGACATTTCAGTTTTAATAAGTATGATTGTA is a window encoding:
- the calml4a gene encoding calmodulin-like protein 4a, coding for MVRAKFFTPAQINEFKECFSLHDKKQKGKIEAKDLITVMRCLGTSPTFGEIERHLQVHKIDKTGEMDFSTFLTMMHRQMQQEDPKTEILEALRMTDKQKKGYIQASELRAKLTMLGEKLTTKEVDELFKEANIKSDGTVQYEEFTQMVTVPPVDY
- the cln6a gene encoding ceroid-lipofuscinosis neuronal protein 6a; translated protein: MLTTRRRRGKNSHKPLQNSIPGGEKENVPQQRRQHFHFHFDLWLYLTLQNWILDFGRPIVMITLPLEWFPLNKPSAGDYFHMAYNVITPFLMLKLIERTPRTLPRSAVYLSIITFVMGASIHLVGDSINHRLILSGYQLHLSVRENPIIKDLKPASLIDSFELLYFYDEHLGHLMWYIPFFIILVIYFAGCFTKSKEEKRIPVSGWLLLGPSALYYWYLVTEGQITELFLLTFLTMVTMIIHQRRRGVSPDSNGLFLFYSFGLTVFLVAAWVVYLWNDPVLRDKYPGFMYVPEPWSFYTLHLKRTQ